The following are from one region of the Hemitrygon akajei chromosome 6, sHemAka1.3, whole genome shotgun sequence genome:
- the LOC140729423 gene encoding uncharacterized protein, with product MPILPYARRSRWPTRWRLLCTTLMLSSCAIPRRSRGRLRPRRRRFPRANSPTPLPVAIPQTPRTGPQLWPFESPRSVTSADSKSNPKNAARPEKRPAPAAGRRAISPRKSATGTILPAWLTSPGPVLLRKHVRSNKYSLLVERVHLLHANPQYAYVVLPDGREDTVSVRDLAPAGAADHYPEHSTVTMNPVPEVTPRTPSPTQTPHDTPIPGVSHAHIPGASHTREGSLTPSGLTPPVRPEPAQPPSLVQSPPAPVQSQPVLRRSQRQIRPPDRLNL from the exons atgccgatcttaccttacgctcggcgatcgagatggccgacacgctggaggttgctctgcacaacgctgatgctgtccagctgcGCGATTCCCCGCCGGTCCCGTGGacgcctcagaccccgccgccgccggttcccgcgagcgaattccccaacgccgctgccagttgcGATTCCACAAACTCCCCGAACTGGACCACAGCTGTGGCCGTTCGAaagcccgcgcagtgttacttctgcggactcgaaaagcaaccccaaaaacgctgcccggcctgagaagcgacctgctccagccgcgggaagaagggccatttcgccaag gaagtctgccactgggaccatcctaccggcttggctgacatccccagggccagtgctgctccggaaacatgtgaggagcaataaatactccctgctggtcgagagggttcaccttctacatgcgaacccccagtatgcctacgtggtcttacctgatgggcgggaggacactgTCTCCGTCCGCGActtggcgcccgcaggagcagcagaccactaccccgaacactccacggtaactatgaaccctgtacccgaggtgacacctcgcacaccgagccctacacagactcctcacgacactcctataccaggcgtctcgcacgcgcatataccaggcgcctcgcatacacgtgagggatcactgacgcctagtgggctgacacctccagtcaggccggaaccagcacaaccaccgtctctggtgcaatcaccaccggcacctgtgcaatcacagccggtgctacgtagatcgcagcgacagattcgaccacctgatagacttaacctgtaa